Proteins encoded in a region of the Antedon mediterranea chromosome 2, ecAntMedi1.1, whole genome shotgun sequence genome:
- the LOC140041129 gene encoding synaptotagmin-5-like, with amino-acid sequence MAKKKKTLAPPSYGEVCFSLRYVIPERKLSVHIVEAKDLKAMDKSGLSDPYVKVTLIAFQKSLAKKKTRVIKETLNPFFNKTLVFDVPFDKINELTMVVAVTEWNKLKNKPIGEVVLNHDVTGSGREHWKDMFAHPQKPVVMWHKLSAPDMSKS; translated from the exons ATGGCAAAGAAG AAGAAAACACTTGCACCCCCAAGTTATGGAGAGGTATGTTTCTCCCTTCGTTACGTCATCCCGGAAAGAAAACTGTCGGTGCACATCGTTGAAGCGAAAGACTTAAAGGCAATGGACAAGAGCGGATTATCAG aTCCATACGTCAAAGTTACTTTGATAGCTTTCCAAAAATCGTTAGCTAAGAAGAAAACGAGGGTGATAAAGGAAACGCTAAACCCTTTCTTTAACAAAACACTCGTATTCGATGTACCATTTGACAAAATCAAC GAGCTAACTATGGTGGTGGCAGTAACAGAGTGGaataaattaaagaataaaCCAATAGGAGAAGTTGTGTTGAATCATGACGTCACAGGGAGTGGACGTGAGCATTGGAAAGACATGTTTGCGCATCCTCAAAAGCCGGTTGTCATGTGGCATAAATTGTCAGCGCCAGATATGAGCAAATCATGA